The following DNA comes from Vigna radiata var. radiata cultivar VC1973A chromosome 4, Vradiata_ver6, whole genome shotgun sequence.
CAATTAAATTGATAAAGCCTACAAATTACACTACAAAAGGTGGGTGTAGTTGAAGAGTCTGAGACCTTTTAAACTCTACATTAAAATCTCGTACTCTTAATTTAGGAAGTCTTATAACTTGTAATAAGATTCTAACGCCCTACCACTAACATTCTTAATGAATCTATCAACTTTATGATCATTCCTAATGATTTGccttttttaatgttatatggAAAGCCCATTGATTGCTTAATGTTCAGTTTGGAGATGTGTAGTAcgcattaaatataaatagatgtgTACATGGATAAAAATTGAGTCCATATCCATATCCCATGCAATTCAATTAATGATTGAATATAAGatcaaatatgattttttaatcggtttgattttaaattattgactGAGATTGAACCAAATATGTCTTGGTGTAGACTGAATTGAAAATGTGATGCTTCGGTTCTTATTGATTATGCCTTTCATCACAAGCGGGTTGAATATGACTTGACCAAGTTTAAATTGAGATGCTTTGTTCGAGGTAAAGTTTAACATACTCATCAAGccataatcaaatttaaatatgttcaGGTTCAGGCTGAGTTGAAATATGGTCGGTCCGGTTGAGATTTTTACATTATGTTGTGATTGAAGCTAGTCAAAAGATGTTCAGGAGACAATTCAATCAAATAAGTTAAAGTTTTGATGTAAAAGTATAAATGTCTTTGATTTTCTATAGTATTATGGAATTGGGTTACAACAATTGGTAGATTTCTACTTTCCATTTCAATGAAccttcttttgaaaataaaatttatttgatgtatgTGTTTCTTGTGATGCAGCTTTGAGAGATCTATTCTCTCATTACATGGATGCGTGGAAATCATGGTACTCTGAAGTTGCTGAGAAAAAGCCAACCAAAACCTTATAATTGACGTGTCCGAAGGTAGTAAAAGATTGTAGCTTTCTCAAGAATCCATGTTCTCCATGTATTAAATGACTAAAGTTAGTCAAATTGTCGTAGTTTTCTCAAAATGGAATCCATGCTTTCCgtgtattaaataatttttaaagttattaaatttattgcaGCTTTCTGAAAAAGAAATGTCCATTAAAGAATTTAGTTTTTCATCTGTTAGCGTGTTGATTTCCTTGTTtatgatcaattgtttttttttttatttcatttgttgtttattaattaattataatatacaaagtGAATATCATTCCATAAactatcaatttatattttcaattattaaatttaataattgcacTTTTTTTACACATTTACTTAAAACTAAAATGTCCATATGTAAATTactattctcttttcttttttagtatttgttaaattttgcttgtttctttatattttcacttatttacttaaattaaatatccatGCTGAAATACAAATAGATGTAGCAGCTCAAGCCAAACGTTATAGATCAACATAAACTGAATACATTGAACCAGGGGGGTTTCTTCCtgcaaaatctttttttttttcttgcaccTCCATACAAcctgtaattttaaaattgtgtcACTGGAAATATAATAGAACcctgatatttttgttttaattgagtatgtaacatattttatcataatgtgaaaacatattttttaaaaatctcaatcttttaatatgtataatttattcaaaatataatagtttGAAAAGTcttattcaattatattattcCAAAAGTAAATACAAtgactaaagaaataaaacaactattatTACTTTGTTTCAAAAGTCAATGTCAAAAGAAGTTTTTAAAGACACTCAAATCGTTTCTGTCATGTCACGAATCTATAATGCTTTTGGAACATCTGCAATATCATCGGTTcacatataacaaattatacgatcatcgctgataatttcattcacaaacacGAACATGTATGGGTTAAGctacaaataaaacaatcacAACAACAAGATAGATAAATACTAATTACAtaaaccataatcaaacactcAACAAGATATATACCTTTTGATTATATCAACCATGATCAAACACACAACAAGAAACATACCTTctaattatatcaataataatcaaACACCCCATACAtagaagtaataaaaatataattcctAATCCTCTAAGATAAACAATTTAATCATAATGAATTACTCGATCATTTATCCTTGATCCTTGATCTCAACCCTTGATGTCATCACCAATATCTCACACACAAACCTTTGGTCTATTCACTCATTAGCACCTATGCTAACTACTTACTATAACTGGTATAGTAACACCACTATCAACATAGCATAGTATCCTCAataccatgatcatcatcataggTACACCATCAACATGATTATCCCAATCATGAACCACACCATGAGCATCATCAAACCATGAACTCCATCTTGACAAGACTCAATCACACTCTTGTACCATACCTTACCAACTGTAGTTGCTCATACAACCTAatctgtagcttccccatacaaaTACACTCGAGTCATCATTCTTTTGACTTCGAACCTGTTCCTTTATCACATAAGGCAGAACATCTATCCCCCTCACGAAAGAAGATCCAACACTCGAACACCATTCTCTTTTCTACAACTATTTTCCAAAGAAAACAATACTTTTTTCAACAACCAATGCCAAAGAGAGTCACCCTTTTCTCAACAACTAATGCCAAATGGGATATCCCTCCCTTTTCAACAACCAATGCCAAAAGGAGCACTTATTTGCAGATAGAACtaggatttactaggtacaacaaATAGACTAATCTCCCATGCTTCATGCTCATTAACCACACACACTCTTGTGCATTCCATCTTCCACCCTAAACATAACCATTAACATCAATATCTGATTATCATTACGTTCCACAGCTTCACAAACTTGGTTCATGTCCATTCTTCATCAAGTTTGccattttttcacaaaaaatgtattgggataatcgattatcacctaagataatcgattatctcaatGAAATTTACCTAGAAACATCACGTAGGaaggtataatcgattattcccgcAACCATACTCAACATTGATGAacaaataatctattataactaatgataatcgattattgccgaATTGAAACACATCCTAGACATGATTCAAGCATTTAAACATACATACATCAACCCTAGATCACATGGAAACATATTTAATACATCATACATGCATTCAAATATCACATACCCATTAAACATAGTCAAACACATATAATACATCACTTGAATCATCCAAATCCAATCATCGACATATTATACCCCAATAAACCCAAATACATTTTATATGATTATCATAACACccttacaacatatatttgcatgGAAAACCTCTAAGCTTCATAACTTTGTTCCTCCTTAGCATTAAAACCCTCTATTGGGATATCCCAACAAACCATACATACATTCATAGGGAAAACCCAtcacaaatattacataaaccctATACCCATGCATACACAAATCCTTACCCAACAAAAaccataaataatcataatcataatcatgtACGCATACATCAAAACAAGGATTATCAATCAAGATAATCAAGAACATATAacatacaacaacaaacaaacaaggtAAGCTTCCCCACCCCTTGGCCAATCCTAAGGTTTTATCCACAATCCTAAAACACCCATCACCAATCTTCCTTTGCAGTAAGAGTTTCTTGTCGCTCTCTCTCTTATTATCCCgattaaatatgatgaaaactatatttgggattaatttcttttgtgttaaatacacacacagggttctctatttataatagaagaaatatgggctaagtctaaaatacaaataagaaataataacaaactaactaaaagataaaagataaagataaaagataaatataaaataaagataatatatctaacactcccctgaagctggtgcatacaaatcgtatgtaccaagcttgttactaaagtaatccataaagacttagtAAAAATATCTACTTCTGCACTCGAGAgacaccaaattgctaatgatttgcaagacgacataGGAGACGGaataccaacccaaaagactcTCCATGAGCAACAAATTTGGGAGGTTgttccatgtaaatctcttcttgcaaatcgcccTTGAAGAATGCCAccagtggataaagaggtaattgttAGAGTGCCACcacgactataaataaactaacaacaaaccatcttttccatgaaaaaaacatatatggacgGGTCAAATGCAATGGTGAAAAGAGAGCTCAGAAGAGACAATAGCcgaagaagccatggatgaacaggagagagaaactataaaaatcaaagattctccaatcaaggcacctgaaaaaggaaaatgagcAACCTCGATGCTTTGAATAGCTACCAAACATGCCACAATGCACGACGAAAAAGGGAGCAAATCCATAACTTTTAAAGGAACTCCGATGAAGGCGTCGTTAATGGCATGATAGTCACATGGCCAAGATGATAAAAACTGTGTGATAGTCAGTCGAAACTTAATCTCTGATAGTGGCAACGATAGACAACAATGGTAGGCAACGGCGCCGCCGGCAGCGATATATGACGTCGACGCCAGCAGTGGCAGATGTAGTGGTAGATGCACCAAAAACTTTTTCCTCAAAAGAACCTTaggctctaataccatgttaaatatgatgaaaactatatttgggattaatttcccttgtgttaaatatacacatagggttctctatttataatagaagaaatatgggctaagcccaaaatacaaataagaaataataacaaactaactaaaagataaaagataaagataaaagataaatataaaataaagataatatatctaacaatccCAAAACGCCAATCTCCTTTCTTCCtctgttttctctctttgatatagagtttctagggtttctaaaCACAAAACCACTCCTTtctctatattttatatttataaatcaacCCAACTCTATCTCTAATATTTTCTCActtataataatacattttattctaatttattataatgagtctatcaataatatatattattattatctagccataatatctaattatatataatagtatctctatatattattttaaatatctacattatctaataataatagtatatcttttaaatatctAAACCCACCAaaattatatcttatattttctttcaactaatttttaaaaataataactaaatcttgtaaaagatttacataatatctttttattaaattttcagattattaaattttcagattatttaatttgtaatccttttctttctacaccccatattttaatttctaaaccTAATTAAGAAAGGGTAAATGACCATTTTTCCCCTatgcaaaataataaatataactaaggTTTCCCTTAACtccttttttttcctaaaattgaACTCACACCTATTTAATCCTAAAGCATCCTTCCTTTAACAAGCCAACACATCACATTAAtaatatcacacacacacacacacacacaaataacTCAAGTACTAACCTACTAATCATGTGTTGCACtttattaataacattaaagaaatatcatatttatGTTCTAACAAAGATAATCACACACAACACCTTAGTAGACATATAAACTCTTAAAAGAAACATACTCAAGTCTTAACAAAACTTTATTCCAAAAACCCTATTTTCTCTGGGTCTTACAGAGTCATCCAAATTTGGATATGAAAGGTGTTCTATAACCCAAAAGTCCACACTGACTTCTTATAGTATCATTCTTCTTCTCCTCTACCATTCACCAAATGATAGCATGACACATCGTTACACTCACATTGGTAGGATGTCTCACACATTTGTTCGCCAAGCTAGGTTAAAAACTTTGATCACATGGTCAACCTAAGCTTATGGACATCCACTTTGGGTTAACAATGGGCCTTGAGCTTTGTTGATCCAAGTGGTCCAAAAATCTTACACTATTTGGCCCAAACTAAATCCTAAACTACTTTCTACAAAAATACAAGGTCTAAAATAAATCCTAGACTATTTGGCTCAAAATATAGGACCTAAAATAAATCCTAagctacttggcccaaaatacaaggcctaatTTATTCTACTCTACAAAAAGCTCCATGATTGCCAAAGAGAGTTTAGGCTTATCTTCCACAAATGACTCCAACTCTATTGAATATGCTTGGCCATGGTTAGAAGGTATGCCATCACCGACTCACGAGGCGTTACAGATAGCTTGTGAGGCATATGAAGAACATGCCCTCTACAATAGATAAGATCATAATGTATGAGGCCGACGTCCGTTTACATTTGGATAGATGTTTGCATGTATTAGAAATGTGTTTATCATGTTTTATGGTGTTTTGAACTTcgtattaatatttgtaattgatgTTTGAcagaaatatattttcctttgtAAAATTAAGTTACATAATCCAAATATCATTCACACTGCAGGTCTATATATCTACTATTGACCCTATCATCTCTACAAATGTTTGCATCCTACTAACATAAAAGGATGAGCACACTCGAGCCTCGGGGTAACAATTGTTAGATGATATGGTATCATCAACGGTATAGGACAACCTTCTTGTAGGTGATACTGTAAAGATAATATTAGTAAATGAAAATGctatataatgtaaaaaaactAATCACTTTATCTGCATAAAATGAGAACCATGAACATGTCATATACTAATCAACCGATGTTGTTTAAAATCGGAAGGTGGTGCAGAAGGTAGTGGCAAGATCATAATAATTTGAACCAATGACAAACAAACTGATGACATTATATCGATTAGAAATAACATAACTCATGTCTGGTATAGTCATCTACTTGTCCATGGTAGCCTGTAGTTAATGAAACAAATCGTTATGGAAAAAAATGTATGACATACTAAGTAAAGTGTTTGGTATAAGAGAAAGTACCCTTGATTGTGAATCTACTAGTGAAGACTTCCTCAGTTCCTCTACTTGACTATAACTTACTAATAATCATCCATATGCATCACGTCACTGACCAAATTCTTTAAACAAATCATGTCGGATAAGGGGGCAAAACTTTTCATCCATCCCTAACAAATCAACAATGCATTACTACAATGAatgtatttatcatattttagcAACATTATTAACTGTTGCAATTTAGATTTAGAACCTCTTTTAGTGATTGGTTGTGAGTATATCATGCattatataattgtttgattGTTAACGGGTTTCATAATCCATTTTGTCGTAGGAAAtaaaattggattttgaaattcgataaacaatttcaaaaattggattttgaaaccCATAGACAAATTAAATTACGAAATCCTGTTATGTGGTCGTAACTCATCCAAGTTGAAAAACTCCATACAATCGAAACTACTTCAGATGAAAACCATACTTGAATTTCAAACAATTTGTAGGTCCAACCCTCTTTTCCTACCCACCTAGATCACCTCTAACAAGCTTCAAGTGGTTAGGGTAGAAACTCTAACTTCAAGCAACCACGAACTTTGTGTGGTGAATAAGGAAAGTCCGTTTggtaaagaaagaagaaattacTTAGGGGTGTGCAATGGGGGAGTAAATAATGTTACACATTTACAATGGTAGTAAATAATGTTACGAGGGGCGGTAACAACAGTAAATAATGTTTacctaattatttaatatataatatataatatataatatataatatgtagGGTTAAAATGGAGATGACAGTAAAATTTGGGGACGCAAGAAGAAAACTTGCAGTGTAGGAAGAGGCCCCCTATATATTTACATGTTCAAGTCTTATGTCTGTCTAATTCATATGGGTTCTGGTCCAAAACTATTAGTTTGccacttaaataattaataactttttaaaatttaaaaatttcaaagattTTTCTTACGTAAGTATGCTTgcattttagtttagttttaaacaaaaacaaaattgaaaattaaagtacattaaaacatttcttattttttcacttttcagtTAACAGTTTGATTCACTTCTGGCATGGAATGCTGTTTTCTGCTTCTTAAGTTAATATTGGCGATAATGATGGTGTCATATATGACCCTTGAAACTTTTGCACAATAGAGTATATATTTATACCACACTACACACTTTTGCCACCAAAAACAACTATCTGACAACCTACTCTAAGAATAAAATGATCTTTCAGAAAATGTCATTGTCCTTATTAAAATAGCAACATTAAAGTGTGCGTATACAACAAtgaatatattacaattttgtAACAAAATGGATGATATCCTTTGATCAGTTTCCGAACTAGATATTAAATTAAGCAAAAGTAACTGCAAATACAATCACAAGGGAAAAAAGAAGCCAGCAATGGAAGCCATAGAAGTTCTATAAAAGAATTTCATCTTGAACACCCACATTTAGGGTCTTATGTGGCAGAACAATGCTATTAAAAACCACCACCTCATCCTCAACTGTTACAGATTCACCTGCTCAAAGCAATGGAACATGAATTCCACAGTTGGTAATTTAACTTTACCTTTACATAGccataaataaacaacaaatagagCCTAAGAAAAAGAGACAAAGTTAAGAGAGGTACCAAGTATAGTTACCCCAAGCTTTGCATTGTAATCTCCACTAGCCTGATTCAGTATATCCAATTTAGCAAACAAATTGTGACCCAAAAAAGGGAAATTCAGTGTAAagttagaaaatgaaaatgtaagcACAAGATAACATTATATAATGGGAATATCTTCTTCCTTGTTAACTAGATGAGAAGGCATCATTATAAGTGTTTCTGAGCCATTTTGAGAGCTATAGATATGTAGAAAGAATTTTCTAACTTGCCTGGACACGTGCCCATAATCCAATAGAGGATTTCCATCCAACAATTGCATGACTAACAACAGCATTTTCCTGTAAgatgaaatatgaaaattttgagtTCCAAAAACACTTATGCAATTCAAACCAATTAACTGTACACCTGCCTTGATCTCTACATCATCAAGGATGATACAATTTTTTAGCCTTGCACCGGCTCCAATACGAGCATTTGCAGATATTGATACACTTGGACCAATCTGTTCAATAAAATTTACACTAGTTATTTTTCATATCAGTATGTTTCTTCATGTCATCTAGATCTTCTTCTcatgttctttttttcatttgggTGGGGACTACATGATgtgaattcaaaaaaaaagtgtatgtTCATGACTCCAATCCAAAGGGCAAAGTTATacaatttgtaaataaattataatatgaacACAAACCGATGGGAAAATTAAGTCTATCATGCATCAGAAGGAAAAGTAATATCCTTAAactgttaaaaatttaaaaaccatCATGTCTATCATGGCTGAAACAGAGAAACTGAGAAGATAGTGAAAGCCTCTGATTACTTATCAAGGGAAAACAGTTGAATATTCTTCACCTTAGCAGATGGATGCACTTTTGCTGACGGGTGAATATAAACATCACCAGTGATGCCGGCTTTCTTAGTACCATCTCCATTTGCTAGTAGATGGGGAGATGTGTGGCGAAATTGGGCAAGATACAAGCTAGAACATTTTATGGACATCCTGCAAGAATTAAGTCAACATTTATGGTAATCACCATGGAAGAAATTATGAGAATGTGTAACATAATATGCAGGCTTACCCTGGAGTTTTGATTTGTTCCCAAAAGTCATTggtttcataaatatataactGTTTCTTCCCCGCAAGAGGTGAGAGGATATCTTGATCCAATCTGACATAATTTGCTGGAAGAATCCTGAAGAAGAACTATTCAGAATCAGATGTTACAGTGATTGTAAACTGTGCATAGTGTGCATAATATAACTCTGGCTTTGAAATAAGAACTTCAGATGCAGGAAAAGCAGCATGTATCCTAGGTATGCAAACAAGAATTATAAAAGCCTCATAGTGAACTGATTACTATTAATCAGCGATTCAACAACTATTTGTCAGCTTCAATAAATGTTAGTACTTAATTGTATGTAAAGGTTAAGAGTATCATACATTGTATAAAATAAGCAAATTGGAAAAGAATGACATCTGATTGCTAATGTAACTACTTAAATAAGCAAACTGCATGGATCCTGTTTGAGCTCATTGCATGAAATTTTCTAGCTGATGCTAAATCTTTGGACTTTTCATACGTACAAACCTTGGGTCTGGCTGCATTGCTTCAAAGCTGGAAACACGTCTTAGGTTAGCTGCAAGTAAAGCCAGTTAATACACACGAGGACAAACTGCAGTATTTCCAATTCTGTATGGCCagaacaaataaaatgaaatgaagaattttacattttgaaattaaaggtgaagtttttcctttttatgtaaaataatcCATATGGttcatcttaaaatatttagcTGACCTCTGTCTTTGCGCTGAGTAGAAACCCCCTCTATGGCTGTAAAGATATCTGGTGTAAATATGTACACACCACAGTTTATACGATCACTTACCTGCATTCAAGTAAGGTGGTAGtgtaagaaagtaaaaaaaagtgtGGAGGAgaggaaaattttcaaattttatttcagcAGTCCAAGGCATAAGAACATGATCAACATACAAAGGTTTCAGGTTTCTCTGTATAATGCAATAGTTCATTAGTTGTTGGATCAGCAACTAATTCCCCAAATTCGCTAGCTGATTCTGCAGAAACCTTCAAAAGgaggaagaaataaaaaatataagaggctaatcaacaaaaacaatgataaaagtACAGTGTATGATACTCTTTTGTGTGTTTATTCTCCAACCTTCACAACTAGTATTGTTCCCATCCCACCATATCTTTTGTGAGCATCTGTAGACATAGGTGAacgaaaaagaaacaattaattGTTGCCACAGCCatattataacagttaaaataTATCAAGTAAGCTAAAAGTCATTCTTCTGCAAAGAAACTAAAGCATCAAACAGTTGCAAGTAGAAGAAAATAGTGTACATCAACACAGAAATTACCAAGCATTTCTGGCAGTGGAAAACTGCAGCATACATCACAGTTCAGCAAGAAGATATGTGACTGCCATACAACATGGTCAAGACTATTAAAACGTGTAACACAAGCACTAGTCATAAGACattaaaataagtgaaataGACACTTTCTGAACACACACACATGTAAGATAAAATCAAGAATGGACAAAGTCatagataaagataaaaaccgGATCATCTTCCATGATCAGATCTCTAAAGTGATAAAGGCCACCAGCCGAACCATGTGGTCTGTCTTCCTTCAAGTATCTAATAttacagaaaagaaaatgacataAGAGACCAATCttgtctttaaaaaaaattaaaggttacAAGAGATGcatagaaagaaaaagacaacaaaCCTAACAGGGATTTTAAGCTCATTTGAGATAGAAGATACATATAAGGCAAATTCACGTTCCTCGTAGAAACCAATCAGATAAATCTGAGCCAAATTAGGAATCTGGGACACAAATAACAGTTAGGTACTTGGCAGATTATACATAACTAAAAGATAAACAtcatttatgattattattagtttaaaatatttacaattgtGTATAGTATGTACCCTTTTACAAGCAGAAATAGGATGATGAACCATTGGTTGTCCTGCTAATGGAAACAGTGGCTTGGGTACGTTGAATGACAGTGGCCGAAATCTAGTACCTGTACATGCAAACATAACGAAAACTATGGAATCATAATCAAGGACAAATAAATGAATCGTTCTCCAAAACCACATTATAATACCAGT
Coding sequences within:
- the LOC106758575 gene encoding mannose-1-phosphate guanyltransferase alpha-B, which translates into the protein MVTADERVVAVIMVGGPTKGTRFRPLSFNVPKPLFPLAGQPMVHHPISACKRIPNLAQIYLIGFYEEREFALYVSSISNELKIPVRYLKEDRPHGSAGGLYHFRDLIMEDDPSHIFLLNCDVCCSFPLPEMLDAHKRYGGMGTILVVKVSAESASEFGELVADPTTNELLHYTEKPETFVSDRINCGVYIFTPDIFTAIEGVSTQRKDRANLRRVSSFEAMQPDPRILPANYVRLDQDILSPLAGKKQLYIYETNDFWEQIKTPGMSIKCSSLYLAQFRHTSPHLLANGDGTKKAGITGDVYIHPSAKVHPSAKIGPSVSISANARIGAGARLKNCIILDDVEIKENAVVSHAIVGWKSSIGLWARVQASGDYNAKLGVTILGESVTVEDEVVVFNSIVLPHKTLNVGVQDEILL